A stretch of Apis cerana isolate GH-2021 linkage group LG1, AcerK_1.0, whole genome shotgun sequence DNA encodes these proteins:
- the LOC108004323 gene encoding glycine receptor subunit alpha-2 isoform X1 yields MKRHSLLILCYYLCTLFDMAALHFPEEICEPVLSTEVEGWHIKVDSLSSSTFRLSARKRGYRFFPKIERESDLEYGRKESSLSLKDILPLNPKLYDKHRAPKFLGQPTIVYFHVTVLSIDSINEESMTYVADIFLAQSWRDSRLRLPENMSEDYRILDVDWLHNIWRPDCFFKNAKKVTFHEMSIPNHYLWLYHDKTLLYMSKLTLVLSCAMKFESYPHDTQICSMMIESLSHTTQDLVFIWNMTDPLVVNPEIELPQLDISNNYTTDCTIEYSTGNFTCIQIVFNLRRRLGYHLFHTYIPSALIVVMSWIAFWIKPEAIPARVTLGVTSLLTLATQNTQSQQSLPPVSYVKAIDVWMSSCSVFVFLSLMEFAVVNNYMGPVATKAMKGYSDEDLREAIDEFKTPMRNDSERNRSPVRPATVQYDTCCQGRATAIYIDKVSRFFFPFSFLILNVVYWSTFL; encoded by the exons ATGAAGAGACACTCTCTGCTGATATTATGCTACTACCTGTGCACGCTCTTTGACATGGCGGCCCTACACTTTCC CGAGGAAATATGCGAACCGGTACTTTCCACGGAGGTCGAAGGCTGGCATATTAAAGTCGATAGCCTATCGTCCAGTACGTTTCGACTTTCGGCGAGAAAGCGAGGGTACCGTTTTTTTCCCAAGATCGAAAG GGAGTCGGATCTCGAGTACGGGAGAAAGGAGTCCTCTTTGTCGCTCAAGGATATCCTCCCTTTGAACCCGAAGCTGTACGACAAGCACAGGGCGCCCAAGTTCCTGGGCCAGCCTACCATCGTCTACTTCCACGTGACGGTGCTCAGCATCGACTCCATAAACGAGGAATCCATG ACGTACGTTGCGGACATATTTTTGGCGCAAAGTTGGCGGGATTCTAGATTACGACTTCCGGAGAACATGTCCGAGGACTACAGAATATTGGACGTAGATTGGCTGCACAATATCTGGAGGCCTGATTGCTTCTTCAAGAACGCGAAGAAGGTCACCTTCCACGAGATGTCGATACCGAATCACTATCTTTGGTTGTATCACGACAAAACCTTGCTTTACATGTCGAA ATTGACACTCGTCCTCTCCTGCGCGATGAAGTTCGAGTCTTACCCCCACGATACTCAAATTTGCTCAATGATGATCGAAAGTT TGTCGCACACCACCCAGGATCTGGTGTTCATATGGAACATGACCGACCCCCTGGTGGTGAATCCAGAGATCGAGCTACCCCAGCTGGACATCTCGAACAATTACACGACCGACTGCACGATCGAATACTCGACAGGCAACTTCACGTGCATCCAGATAGTGTTCAATCTTCGGCGCAGGCTCGGTTATCACCTGTTCCACACGTACATACCGTCCGCGCTGATCGTGGTCATGTCCTGGATCGCGTTCTGGATCAAACCCGAGGCGATCCCGGCCCGGGTCACCCTCGGCGTGACGTCACTGCTGACCCTCG CGACTCAGAACACGCAGTCTCAGCAATCACTGCCGCCCGTCTCCTACGTGAAGGCCATCGACGTGTGGATGTCCTCGTGCAGCGTGTTCGTGTTTCTCTCGCTCATGGAATTCGCCGTGGTGAACAATTACATGGGGCCGGTTGCCACCAAGGCGATGAAGGGCTACTCGGACGAAGATCTGAGGGAAGCCATCGACGAGTTCAAA ACGCCCATGAGGAACGATTCGGAGAGGAACAGAAGCCCGGTCAGGCCCGCGACCGTTCAATACGACACCTGCTGCCAGGGTCGAGCGACTGCGATTTACATCGACAAGGTGTCCAGATTCTTCTTTCCGTTCTCCTTCCTCATCTTGAACGTCGTCTACTGGAGCACCTTCCTGTAG
- the LOC108004323 gene encoding glycine receptor subunit alpha-2 isoform X2, with translation MKRHSLLILCYYLCTLFDMAALHFPESDLEYGRKESSLSLKDILPLNPKLYDKHRAPKFLGQPTIVYFHVTVLSIDSINEESMTYVADIFLAQSWRDSRLRLPENMSEDYRILDVDWLHNIWRPDCFFKNAKKVTFHEMSIPNHYLWLYHDKTLLYMSKLTLVLSCAMKFESYPHDTQICSMMIESLSHTTQDLVFIWNMTDPLVVNPEIELPQLDISNNYTTDCTIEYSTGNFTCIQIVFNLRRRLGYHLFHTYIPSALIVVMSWIAFWIKPEAIPARVTLGVTSLLTLATQNTQSQQSLPPVSYVKAIDVWMSSCSVFVFLSLMEFAVVNNYMGPVATKAMKGYSDEDLREAIDEFKTPMRNDSERNRSPVRPATVQYDTCCQGRATAIYIDKVSRFFFPFSFLILNVVYWSTFL, from the exons ATGAAGAGACACTCTCTGCTGATATTATGCTACTACCTGTGCACGCTCTTTGACATGGCGGCCCTACACTTTCC GGAGTCGGATCTCGAGTACGGGAGAAAGGAGTCCTCTTTGTCGCTCAAGGATATCCTCCCTTTGAACCCGAAGCTGTACGACAAGCACAGGGCGCCCAAGTTCCTGGGCCAGCCTACCATCGTCTACTTCCACGTGACGGTGCTCAGCATCGACTCCATAAACGAGGAATCCATG ACGTACGTTGCGGACATATTTTTGGCGCAAAGTTGGCGGGATTCTAGATTACGACTTCCGGAGAACATGTCCGAGGACTACAGAATATTGGACGTAGATTGGCTGCACAATATCTGGAGGCCTGATTGCTTCTTCAAGAACGCGAAGAAGGTCACCTTCCACGAGATGTCGATACCGAATCACTATCTTTGGTTGTATCACGACAAAACCTTGCTTTACATGTCGAA ATTGACACTCGTCCTCTCCTGCGCGATGAAGTTCGAGTCTTACCCCCACGATACTCAAATTTGCTCAATGATGATCGAAAGTT TGTCGCACACCACCCAGGATCTGGTGTTCATATGGAACATGACCGACCCCCTGGTGGTGAATCCAGAGATCGAGCTACCCCAGCTGGACATCTCGAACAATTACACGACCGACTGCACGATCGAATACTCGACAGGCAACTTCACGTGCATCCAGATAGTGTTCAATCTTCGGCGCAGGCTCGGTTATCACCTGTTCCACACGTACATACCGTCCGCGCTGATCGTGGTCATGTCCTGGATCGCGTTCTGGATCAAACCCGAGGCGATCCCGGCCCGGGTCACCCTCGGCGTGACGTCACTGCTGACCCTCG CGACTCAGAACACGCAGTCTCAGCAATCACTGCCGCCCGTCTCCTACGTGAAGGCCATCGACGTGTGGATGTCCTCGTGCAGCGTGTTCGTGTTTCTCTCGCTCATGGAATTCGCCGTGGTGAACAATTACATGGGGCCGGTTGCCACCAAGGCGATGAAGGGCTACTCGGACGAAGATCTGAGGGAAGCCATCGACGAGTTCAAA ACGCCCATGAGGAACGATTCGGAGAGGAACAGAAGCCCGGTCAGGCCCGCGACCGTTCAATACGACACCTGCTGCCAGGGTCGAGCGACTGCGATTTACATCGACAAGGTGTCCAGATTCTTCTTTCCGTTCTCCTTCCTCATCTTGAACGTCGTCTACTGGAGCACCTTCCTGTAG